A window of Corallococcus silvisoli contains these coding sequences:
- a CDS encoding CoA-binding protein, whose product MNHAEYLIEDEAGVKRVVQDARRVAVLGIKTEDHSAQPAYYVPEYLAKAGVDVVPVPVYYPDAKKILGKPVYRRLVDIPGDIDVVEVFRRPGDIDQHVDDIIAKKPKAVWFQSGIRNDEAARKLAAAGIRVVQDRCLMVDHRRYSGH is encoded by the coding sequence ATGAATCACGCGGAGTACCTCATCGAGGACGAAGCGGGCGTGAAGCGCGTGGTGCAGGACGCGCGGCGGGTGGCGGTGCTGGGCATCAAGACGGAGGACCACTCCGCCCAGCCCGCGTACTACGTGCCCGAGTATCTGGCGAAGGCGGGCGTGGACGTGGTGCCCGTGCCCGTCTACTACCCGGACGCGAAGAAGATCCTGGGCAAGCCCGTGTACCGGCGGCTGGTGGACATCCCGGGCGACATCGACGTGGTGGAGGTGTTCCGCAGGCCGGGCGACATCGACCAGCACGTGGACGACATCATCGCGAAGAAGCCCAAGGCGGTCTGGTTCCAGTCCGGCATCCGCAACGACGAAGCGGCCCGGAAGCTGGCGGCCGCGGGCATCCGCGTGGTGCAGGACCGCTGCCTGATGGTGGACCACCGCCGCTACAGCGGGCACTGA
- a CDS encoding uroporphyrinogen decarboxylase/cobalamine-independent methonine synthase family protein, translated as MPSPAIRRAVQLLPACATTGIGSLPHTQVELGLQVALAMDIPFLPQLPVGHPSELMIPAALEGLPGLRFDEDGVCTVDVEAWAAGRAAFEARLESALASGDLESFEPTADACRAWKPFLWEVEHRKLAFAKAQLAGPFTVRSVVRTATGEPVLAVPGLDAALYRLVMVRALAMVRALKRTGTTPLFYLDEPGLYAYVRMNPQHLLAQQELRLLVVALQREGALVGVHCCGNTDWGVLLDAQADLVSLDVRLSLDAMLEETDALERFLASGATFSLGVIPTDLASTYSVEELADSVEASLKAALPSDIGFARAVSTVLLTPACGLAMRSVVDAERILEELKQAQRRLKRALESERPVLQGLPPAH; from the coding sequence ATGCCTTCGCCCGCCATCCGTCGCGCCGTCCAGCTCCTGCCCGCGTGTGCCACCACGGGCATCGGCAGCCTGCCGCACACCCAGGTGGAACTGGGGCTCCAGGTCGCGCTCGCCATGGACATCCCGTTCCTGCCGCAGCTGCCGGTGGGGCATCCCTCGGAGCTGATGATCCCCGCGGCGCTGGAGGGCCTGCCGGGCCTGCGCTTCGACGAGGACGGGGTCTGCACCGTGGACGTGGAGGCCTGGGCCGCCGGCCGCGCGGCCTTCGAGGCGCGGCTGGAGTCCGCGCTGGCCTCCGGGGACCTGGAGTCCTTCGAGCCCACGGCGGACGCGTGTCGGGCGTGGAAGCCGTTCCTCTGGGAGGTGGAGCACCGCAAGCTGGCGTTCGCGAAGGCGCAGCTGGCCGGCCCCTTCACGGTCCGCTCGGTGGTGCGCACGGCGACGGGGGAGCCGGTGCTGGCGGTGCCCGGCCTGGACGCGGCGCTCTACCGGCTGGTGATGGTGCGCGCGCTGGCCATGGTGCGCGCCCTCAAGCGCACGGGCACCACGCCCCTGTTCTACCTGGATGAGCCCGGGCTCTACGCCTACGTGCGGATGAACCCCCAGCACCTGCTGGCGCAGCAGGAGCTGCGGCTCCTGGTGGTGGCCCTGCAGCGCGAGGGCGCGCTCGTGGGCGTCCACTGCTGCGGCAACACGGACTGGGGCGTGCTGCTGGACGCGCAGGCGGACCTGGTGTCGCTGGACGTGCGGCTGTCACTGGACGCGATGCTGGAGGAGACGGACGCGCTGGAGCGCTTCCTCGCGTCCGGCGCCACGTTCAGCCTGGGCGTCATCCCCACGGACCTGGCGTCGACGTACTCGGTGGAGGAGCTGGCGGATTCGGTGGAGGCGTCGCTGAAGGCGGCCCTGCCCAGCGACATCGGCTTCGCCCGCGCGGTGTCCACGGTGCTGCTGACGCCCGCGTGCGGGCTCGCGATGCGCTCGGTGGTGGACGCCGAGCGCATCCTGGAGGAGTTGAAGCAGGCGCAGCGCCGGCTGAAGCGGGCGCTCGAGTCGGAGCGCCCGGTCCTTCAGGGACTGCCCCCCGCGCACTGA
- a CDS encoding YiiX/YebB-like N1pC/P60 family cysteine hydrolase codes for MSPASLLLAWLTLATPPAGEPSDVPTPPPTRAPADVYALDDAAFVAQARRDLETLRQGTEGLRRLREEAFRSKALYRREQGVPYTPEEKQLLVSTWAAFFDCFLSTEVVRQRYWDFLKAPSLLQPKKHAWGFLLTHAALASELAQGLAFADLAGGQAQLNVLLDEPGPEYGLPARAFSRFKEKVVHVGTTTQLFTGDGYRATLNPVLAKAGILNEPGVPALLQAMKQDSQSARSRLLLRGPVLFAKAAADLTQESTARAVFPVQKTVAEWMGDTRVYRVGRPLISREQTLALLPRMAPGDVMVARQNWFLSNIGLPGFWPHAELYLGTAQELAQAFDADPEVKAWVATLPGHPETFTAHLARAFPAKWKEYNGQDAHGDPVRIIEAISEGVSFTGVEHGMHVDYLGVLRPRLSAVDKARAILRAFTFQGRPYDFNFDFFSDQTLVCTELVWKSYAPSKDMKGLDIPLVSVAGRRTLPANEIVRVFDAEYGKPDRQFDFVAFLDGRETQGDAVEANADAFRYTYRRMKWDIAQE; via the coding sequence ATGTCCCCTGCCTCCCTGCTCCTCGCCTGGCTCACGCTCGCCACCCCACCGGCCGGCGAGCCCTCCGACGTCCCCACGCCTCCTCCCACCCGAGCCCCGGCCGACGTCTACGCCCTGGACGACGCCGCCTTCGTCGCCCAGGCCCGCCGCGACCTGGAGACGCTGCGCCAGGGCACGGAGGGGCTGCGCCGGCTGCGCGAGGAGGCCTTCCGCTCCAAGGCGCTGTACCGGCGCGAGCAGGGCGTGCCGTACACCCCGGAGGAGAAGCAGCTGCTGGTGTCCACCTGGGCCGCCTTCTTCGACTGCTTCCTCTCCACGGAGGTGGTGCGCCAGCGCTACTGGGACTTCCTCAAGGCGCCCTCCCTCCTGCAGCCGAAGAAGCACGCCTGGGGCTTCCTGCTCACCCACGCCGCGCTCGCCTCGGAGCTGGCCCAGGGGCTGGCCTTCGCGGACCTGGCCGGGGGGCAGGCGCAGCTGAACGTCCTCCTGGACGAGCCGGGCCCCGAATACGGCCTGCCCGCGCGCGCCTTCAGCCGCTTCAAGGAGAAGGTCGTCCACGTGGGCACCACCACGCAGCTGTTCACCGGCGACGGCTACCGCGCGACGCTCAACCCCGTGCTGGCGAAGGCGGGCATCCTGAACGAGCCCGGTGTGCCCGCGCTGCTCCAGGCGATGAAGCAGGACAGCCAGAGCGCGCGCTCGCGGCTGCTCTTGCGCGGCCCGGTGCTCTTCGCCAAGGCCGCCGCGGACCTCACCCAGGAGTCCACCGCCCGGGCGGTGTTCCCGGTGCAGAAGACGGTGGCGGAGTGGATGGGGGACACGCGCGTGTACCGCGTGGGCCGGCCGCTCATCTCCCGCGAGCAGACGCTCGCGCTGCTTCCGCGCATGGCCCCGGGCGACGTGATGGTCGCGCGCCAGAACTGGTTCCTGTCCAACATCGGCCTGCCGGGCTTCTGGCCGCACGCGGAGCTCTACCTGGGCACCGCCCAGGAGCTGGCCCAGGCCTTCGACGCGGATCCCGAAGTGAAGGCCTGGGTGGCCACCCTGCCCGGCCATCCGGAGACGTTCACCGCCCACCTGGCCCGGGCGTTCCCCGCCAAGTGGAAGGAGTACAACGGCCAGGACGCGCACGGAGACCCGGTGCGCATCATCGAGGCCATCAGCGAGGGCGTGAGCTTCACCGGCGTGGAGCACGGCATGCACGTGGACTACCTGGGCGTGCTGCGCCCGCGCCTGTCGGCCGTGGACAAGGCGCGCGCCATCCTGCGCGCCTTCACCTTCCAGGGCCGGCCCTACGACTTCAACTTCGACTTCTTCTCCGACCAGACGCTGGTGTGCACGGAGCTCGTCTGGAAGTCGTACGCGCCCTCCAAGGACATGAAGGGCTTGGACATCCCCCTGGTGAGCGTGGCGGGGCGGCGGACGCTGCCGGCGAATGAAATCGTGCGCGTCTTCGATGCCGAGTACGGCAAGCCCGACCGGCAGTTCGACTTCGTGGCCTTCCTGGACGGGCGGGAGACCCAGGGGGACGCCGTCGAAGCGAACGCGGACGCTTTCCGTTACACCTACCGGCGGATGAAATGGGACATCGCCCAGGAGTAG
- the metH gene encoding methionine synthase translates to MTSHIAHPLPLPPGEHGQRVEALKAAMRERILVLDGAMGTLLQGHQLVAADFGGPEFEGCNEHLVLTRPDVIEGIHAKYFAAGADVTETDSFGGTPVVLAEFDLGHKAMEINIAASQLALKAAKAAEAKDGRMRWVAGSIGPTTKAISVTGGITFEELVDNFAVQAEGLAVGGSDYLLVETAQDTRNVKAALLGIDRAFRKLGWALPVAVSGTIEPMGTMLAGQSVESLATSLEHTELLYLGLNCATGPDFMTDHIRSLSSMSSFPVSCVPNAGLPDENGQYLESPEMISRSLKRFCDSGWLNVVGGCCGTHAGHIEALAAMVKGLKPRTEVPKPRSSLSGVDYLEVTDEQRPIIVGERTNVIGSKKFKELIVAGQFDDASEIARAQVRRAAQVIDICLANPDRDELEDMRHFLEVVVKKVRVPLMIDSTDEKVIAMALTYCQGKAIINSVNLEDGEERFEKVVPLAKAFGAALVVGCIDEVGMAVTRDRKLAVAERSYALLTQKYGMRPEDLYFDPLVFPCASGDAQYTGSGVETIEGVRLIKQRFPECRTVLGISNVSFGLPTAGREVLNSVFLYHCVQAGLDMALVNSEKLERYPSLPEEERKLSEDLIYNRGADPVTPFAAHFRERKPARAQVSSLPLNERLQRYIIEGTRDGLVADLDLAMKEMAPLEIINGPLMKGMDEVGRLFGANELIVAEVLQSAESMKAAVSHLEPHMSKTQAASRGKIVLATVKGDVHDIGKNLVEIILANNGFQVVNLGIKVPPEQLVLAVREHRPDILGLSGLLVKSAHQMVATAEDLKRAGVETPILVGGAALSRNFVDRNIAPAYGGGTVAYAQDAMNGLELAKQIVEPGAHAKLRDDLAARRFKLAQEVKERPAPAAPVRRSRSAEVPLLDAVPPAPDFARHVLTNTPLDHIWKFINPVMLYGRHLGLRTSSRALGTPAEADLAKTEEGRKALALKEAVEELKALLRGGVMQARSVFQFFKAGSDGDRVLLFDGATGEPVTSFDFPRQDKDNGLCLADYVKPLQGGKPVDALSLFVTTAGSGIRELADGFKAKGEFLKMHAVQALALETAEGYAELLHTQLRSMWGFPDRPDMSMLERFRAEYTGKRYSFGYPACPRLEDQTKLFAALKPEEIGVQLTDGCMMEPEASVSAIVFHHPNATYFSVT, encoded by the coding sequence ATGACGAGCCACATCGCCCACCCCCTGCCGCTCCCCCCCGGGGAGCACGGCCAGCGCGTGGAGGCGCTCAAGGCCGCGATGCGCGAGCGCATCCTGGTGCTGGATGGCGCCATGGGCACGCTGCTGCAGGGGCACCAGCTCGTCGCGGCGGACTTCGGGGGCCCGGAGTTCGAGGGCTGCAACGAGCACCTGGTGCTCACGCGCCCGGACGTCATCGAAGGCATCCACGCGAAGTACTTCGCCGCGGGCGCGGACGTGACGGAGACGGACAGCTTCGGCGGCACGCCGGTGGTGCTGGCGGAGTTCGACCTGGGCCACAAGGCGATGGAGATCAACATCGCCGCGTCCCAGCTCGCGCTGAAGGCCGCGAAGGCCGCGGAGGCGAAGGACGGGCGGATGCGCTGGGTGGCGGGCTCCATCGGGCCCACCACGAAGGCCATCAGCGTCACGGGCGGCATCACCTTCGAGGAGCTGGTGGACAACTTCGCCGTGCAGGCGGAGGGGCTCGCGGTGGGCGGCTCCGACTACCTGCTGGTGGAGACGGCGCAGGACACGCGCAACGTGAAGGCGGCGCTCCTGGGCATCGACCGGGCGTTCAGGAAGCTGGGCTGGGCGCTGCCGGTGGCGGTGTCGGGCACCATCGAACCCATGGGCACGATGCTCGCGGGCCAGTCCGTGGAGAGCCTGGCCACGTCGCTGGAGCACACGGAGCTGCTCTACCTGGGGCTCAACTGCGCCACGGGTCCGGACTTCATGACGGACCACATCCGCTCGCTGTCGTCCATGAGCTCCTTCCCGGTGTCGTGCGTGCCCAACGCGGGCCTGCCGGATGAGAACGGCCAGTACCTGGAGTCGCCGGAGATGATCTCCCGGTCGCTCAAGCGCTTCTGTGACAGCGGCTGGCTCAACGTGGTGGGGGGCTGTTGTGGCACGCACGCGGGCCACATCGAAGCGCTCGCCGCGATGGTGAAGGGCCTCAAGCCGCGCACGGAGGTGCCCAAGCCGCGCTCGTCGCTGTCCGGCGTGGACTACCTGGAGGTGACGGACGAGCAGCGCCCCATCATCGTGGGCGAGCGCACCAACGTCATCGGCAGCAAGAAGTTCAAGGAGCTCATCGTCGCGGGCCAGTTCGACGACGCGTCGGAGATCGCCCGGGCCCAGGTGCGGCGGGCGGCGCAGGTCATCGACATCTGCCTCGCGAACCCGGACCGGGACGAGCTGGAGGACATGCGCCACTTCCTGGAGGTGGTGGTCAAGAAGGTGCGCGTGCCGCTGATGATCGACTCGACGGACGAGAAGGTCATCGCCATGGCGCTCACGTATTGCCAGGGCAAGGCCATCATCAACTCCGTCAACCTGGAGGACGGCGAGGAGCGCTTCGAGAAGGTGGTCCCGCTCGCGAAGGCGTTCGGCGCGGCGCTGGTGGTGGGCTGCATCGACGAGGTGGGCATGGCCGTCACGCGCGACCGCAAGCTCGCCGTGGCCGAGCGCAGCTACGCGCTGCTCACCCAGAAGTACGGCATGCGCCCGGAGGACCTGTACTTCGACCCGCTCGTCTTCCCCTGCGCCTCCGGCGACGCGCAGTACACCGGCAGCGGCGTGGAGACCATTGAAGGCGTGCGCCTCATCAAGCAGCGCTTCCCCGAGTGCCGCACGGTGCTGGGCATCAGCAACGTGTCCTTCGGCCTGCCCACCGCGGGCCGCGAGGTCCTCAACTCCGTGTTCCTGTACCACTGCGTGCAGGCCGGCCTGGACATGGCGCTCGTCAATTCGGAGAAGCTGGAGCGCTACCCGTCGCTGCCGGAGGAGGAGCGCAAGCTGTCGGAGGACCTCATCTACAACCGGGGCGCCGACCCCGTGACGCCCTTCGCGGCGCACTTCCGTGAGCGCAAGCCCGCGCGCGCCCAGGTGAGCAGCCTGCCGCTGAACGAGCGGCTCCAGCGCTACATCATCGAAGGCACGCGCGACGGGCTCGTCGCGGACCTGGACCTGGCGATGAAGGAGATGGCGCCGCTGGAGATCATCAACGGGCCGCTGATGAAGGGCATGGACGAGGTGGGCCGGCTCTTCGGGGCGAACGAGCTCATCGTCGCGGAGGTGCTCCAGAGCGCGGAGTCGATGAAGGCGGCGGTGAGCCACCTGGAGCCGCACATGAGCAAGACCCAGGCGGCGTCGCGCGGGAAGATCGTCCTCGCCACGGTGAAGGGGGACGTGCACGACATCGGCAAGAACCTGGTGGAGATCATCCTCGCCAACAACGGCTTCCAGGTGGTGAACCTGGGCATCAAGGTCCCGCCGGAGCAGCTGGTGCTGGCGGTGCGGGAGCACCGGCCGGACATCCTCGGGCTGTCGGGCCTGCTGGTGAAGAGCGCGCACCAGATGGTGGCCACCGCGGAGGACCTGAAGCGCGCGGGCGTGGAGACGCCCATCCTGGTGGGCGGCGCCGCGCTCAGCCGCAACTTCGTGGACCGCAACATCGCCCCGGCCTACGGCGGCGGCACGGTGGCGTACGCGCAGGACGCGATGAACGGCCTGGAGCTGGCCAAGCAGATCGTCGAACCGGGGGCTCACGCGAAGCTGCGGGACGACCTGGCCGCGCGCCGCTTCAAGCTCGCGCAGGAGGTGAAGGAGCGCCCCGCGCCCGCGGCCCCGGTGCGTCGCTCGCGCAGCGCGGAGGTGCCGCTGCTGGACGCGGTGCCCCCCGCGCCGGACTTCGCGCGGCACGTGCTGACGAACACGCCGCTCGACCACATCTGGAAGTTCATCAACCCGGTGATGCTCTACGGCCGCCACCTGGGCCTGCGCACGTCGTCGCGCGCGCTGGGCACCCCGGCGGAGGCCGACCTCGCGAAGACCGAGGAGGGGCGCAAGGCGCTGGCGCTGAAGGAGGCGGTGGAGGAGCTGAAGGCGCTGCTGCGCGGCGGCGTGATGCAGGCCCGCTCGGTGTTCCAGTTCTTCAAGGCCGGGAGCGACGGAGACCGCGTGCTCCTCTTCGACGGCGCGACGGGCGAGCCCGTCACGTCCTTCGACTTCCCCCGGCAGGACAAGGACAACGGCCTGTGCCTGGCGGACTACGTGAAGCCGCTCCAGGGCGGGAAGCCCGTGGACGCGCTGTCGCTGTTCGTCACCACGGCGGGGTCGGGCATCCGCGAGCTGGCGGACGGCTTCAAGGCGAAGGGCGAGTTCCTCAAGATGCACGCGGTGCAGGCGCTGGCGCTGGAGACCGCGGAGGGCTACGCGGAGCTGCTGCACACGCAGCTGCGCAGCATGTGGGGCTTCCCGGACCGGCCGGACATGTCGATGCTGGAGCGCTTCCGCGCGGAGTACACCGGCAAGCGCTACTCGTTCGGCTACCCGGCGTGTCCCCGGCTGGAGGACCAGACGAAGCTGTTCGCCGCGCTCAAGCCGGAGGAGATCGGCGTGCAGCTCACCGACGGCTGCATGATGGAGCCGGAGGCGAGCGTGTCCGCCATCGTCTTCCACCACCCGAACGCCACGTATTTCTCCGTGACCTGA
- a CDS encoding ArsR/SmtB family transcription factor gives MDILSQSFRVLGDTTRLRILRLVAQAPLNVTELVSLVGVAQSSVSHHLAKLKGLGLIREERQAGFTYYSLALEPDDARWPLVRLAREAEDAAGDSARLNDLLRAREDRQALNERLLEPGQSWFLWAGALASLLPPLDVADFGCGTGVFSRAMARWARHVWAIDQSEDALGQARVLAQRDALTNITFLREDLHRLSLQGGRMDLVVISQSLHHVESPTAVVSEAARLLKPGGRLVVLELMPHEEKWVLDRLGHRHLGFSPEVLEAALREAGFTSFTRETHARDGASPFRVFLLTGVKPS, from the coding sequence ATGGACATCCTCTCCCAATCCTTCCGTGTCCTGGGGGACACGACGCGGCTGCGCATCCTCCGGCTGGTGGCGCAGGCGCCGCTGAACGTGACGGAGCTGGTGTCGCTGGTGGGGGTGGCGCAGTCGTCGGTGTCGCACCACCTGGCCAAGCTGAAGGGGCTGGGGCTCATCCGGGAGGAGCGGCAGGCGGGCTTCACCTACTACTCGCTGGCCCTGGAGCCGGACGACGCCCGCTGGCCGCTCGTCCGGCTGGCGCGCGAGGCGGAGGACGCCGCGGGGGACTCCGCGCGGCTCAACGACCTCTTGCGCGCGCGGGAGGACCGGCAGGCGCTCAACGAGCGGCTGTTGGAGCCGGGCCAGTCGTGGTTCCTCTGGGCGGGGGCGCTGGCGTCGCTGCTGCCGCCGCTGGACGTGGCGGACTTCGGCTGTGGCACGGGGGTGTTCAGCCGGGCGATGGCGCGGTGGGCGCGGCATGTGTGGGCCATCGACCAGAGCGAGGACGCGCTGGGGCAGGCCCGGGTGCTGGCCCAGCGCGACGCGCTCACCAACATCACCTTCCTGCGCGAGGACCTCCACCGGCTGTCGCTCCAGGGCGGGCGGATGGACCTGGTGGTGATTTCGCAGAGCCTGCACCACGTGGAGTCGCCGACGGCGGTGGTGTCTGAAGCCGCACGGCTGCTCAAGCCCGGCGGGCGGCTGGTGGTGTTGGAGCTGATGCCGCACGAAGAGAAGTGGGTGCTGGACCGGCTGGGGCACCGGCACCTGGGCTTTTCGCCCGAAGTCCTGGAAGCGGCCCTTCGCGAGGCCGGCTTCACGTCGTTCACCCGCGAGACGCACGCGCGCGACGGGGCCAGTCCCTTCCGCGTCTTCCTGCTGACCGGAGTCAAACCGTCATGA
- a CDS encoding DUF2934 domain-containing protein, giving the protein MARQNAQKSPPNPAPKAAPERTEEKKPVATASAPVSKPVGAPTQDQIARRAFEIFQARGGTHGNPEHDWHQAERELKLGRQ; this is encoded by the coding sequence ATGGCCCGACAAAACGCGCAGAAGTCCCCACCGAACCCGGCTCCCAAGGCCGCTCCGGAGCGGACCGAGGAAAAGAAGCCGGTGGCCACGGCCAGCGCGCCCGTGAGCAAGCCGGTGGGCGCGCCCACGCAGGACCAGATTGCCCGCCGCGCCTTCGAAATCTTCCAGGCCCGGGGCGGCACCCATGGCAACCCCGAGCATGACTGGCATCAGGCCGAACGCGAGCTGAAGCTGGGCCGTCAGTAG
- a CDS encoding DUF2795 domain-containing protein, with product MAYGLAEDPARSITPHLDGVEYPATREELVEAAADNEAPVDIINILKSLPQQEYMLREHVLRDLAEAERRFAMNGLRDDDGVDRDRRNIGRDRIEGEEGDTRHP from the coding sequence ATGGCTTACGGACTGGCGGAGGATCCGGCGCGCTCCATCACCCCGCATCTGGATGGGGTGGAGTACCCCGCGACGCGCGAGGAACTGGTCGAGGCCGCCGCGGACAACGAGGCCCCGGTCGACATCATCAACATCCTCAAGTCCCTGCCACAGCAGGAGTACATGTTGCGCGAGCACGTGCTGCGCGACCTGGCGGAGGCGGAGCGCCGCTTCGCGATGAACGGCCTCCGGGACGACGACGGCGTGGACCGCGACCGGCGCAACATCGGCCGGGACCGCATCGAGGGCGAGGAAGGCGACACCCGCCACCCGTAG
- a CDS encoding S8 family peptidase yields the protein MLKSTLSLRPPRGAVMAVSLLALAPVAGAAPKLAPRALTAKPTGRELPAGTLVERLVVKFHEGSHVRLRGDALRVLASERSVAERDLLSGLRLDDARLEADVAQVAALLERAPRIGSLDRVFQAEEAALDASKASGEKQGGEQLADLNLYYEVPLLPGTTAEGVAELVAALNRVSSVETAYAAPPAEPAMVNFGMDAGLRALLAADPPVTPLYQGNQGYLNAAPGGVNATYAWTVNGGRGTNVRFVDIEGGWRTTHEDLPALFRQGGAQINDLGWRNHGTAVLGEIIGVANSIGVTGIANGATAGVEAIGQQSTASAITNAAAAAGAGGVILIELHAGGPNDGTACTCNTSQCNYIAMEYWQDNFDAIRNATANGVIVVEAAGNGSANLDAAAYGGLFNPATRDSGAIIVGASTASSPRTPMCWTNFGQRVNVHGWGESVVTTGYGDRFGSASGEDRYYTSTFSGTSSASPIVVGTALSAQGVARANGRVLTSVQMRSLLRNNGTAQAPDSRQIGPLPDLQKVLPKVISGNF from the coding sequence ATGCTGAAGTCGACGCTGTCCTTGCGCCCCCCGCGGGGCGCGGTCATGGCTGTGTCCCTGCTGGCGTTGGCCCCCGTCGCGGGTGCCGCGCCGAAGCTCGCGCCGCGCGCGCTCACCGCGAAGCCCACGGGGCGCGAGCTGCCCGCGGGGACGCTGGTGGAGCGCCTGGTGGTGAAGTTCCATGAAGGCAGCCACGTGCGCCTGCGCGGCGACGCGCTGCGCGTGCTCGCGTCGGAGCGGAGCGTGGCCGAGCGCGACCTGCTGTCCGGCCTGCGGCTGGACGACGCGCGGCTGGAGGCGGACGTGGCGCAGGTGGCGGCGCTGCTGGAGCGCGCGCCGCGCATCGGCTCGCTGGACCGGGTGTTCCAGGCGGAGGAGGCCGCACTGGACGCGAGCAAGGCGTCCGGTGAGAAGCAGGGCGGCGAGCAGTTGGCGGACCTGAACCTGTACTACGAGGTCCCGCTGCTGCCCGGCACCACCGCGGAGGGCGTCGCGGAGCTGGTGGCGGCGCTCAACCGCGTGTCCAGCGTGGAGACGGCCTACGCGGCGCCGCCCGCGGAGCCGGCGATGGTGAACTTCGGGATGGACGCGGGGCTGCGCGCGCTGCTGGCGGCGGACCCGCCCGTCACGCCGCTGTACCAGGGCAACCAGGGCTACCTCAACGCGGCGCCCGGCGGCGTCAACGCGACGTACGCGTGGACGGTGAACGGCGGCCGGGGCACCAACGTGAGGTTCGTGGACATCGAGGGGGGCTGGCGCACCACCCACGAGGACCTCCCGGCGCTCTTCCGCCAGGGCGGCGCGCAGATCAACGACCTGGGCTGGCGCAACCACGGCACCGCGGTGCTGGGTGAGATCATCGGCGTGGCCAACAGTATCGGCGTGACGGGCATCGCCAACGGGGCGACGGCGGGCGTGGAGGCCATTGGCCAGCAGAGCACCGCGAGCGCCATCACCAACGCGGCGGCGGCGGCGGGCGCGGGCGGCGTCATCCTCATCGAGCTGCACGCGGGCGGCCCCAACGACGGCACGGCCTGCACGTGCAACACGTCCCAGTGCAACTACATCGCGATGGAGTACTGGCAGGACAACTTCGACGCCATCCGCAACGCCACCGCCAACGGCGTCATCGTGGTGGAGGCGGCGGGCAACGGCAGCGCGAACCTGGACGCGGCGGCCTACGGCGGCCTCTTCAACCCGGCCACGCGCGACTCGGGCGCCATCATCGTGGGCGCCAGCACCGCCAGCTCGCCGCGCACGCCCATGTGCTGGACCAACTTCGGCCAGCGCGTGAACGTGCACGGCTGGGGTGAGTCCGTCGTCACCACCGGCTACGGCGACCGCTTCGGCAGCGCCTCCGGCGAGGACCGGTACTACACGTCCACGTTCAGCGGCACGTCCAGCGCGTCGCCCATCGTCGTGGGCACCGCCCTCAGCGCGCAGGGCGTGGCCCGCGCCAACGGCCGGGTGCTGACGTCCGTCCAGATGCGCAGCCTCCTGCGCAACAACGGCACCGCCCAGGCCCCGGACTCGCGGCAGATTGGCCCGCTGCCCGACCTGCAGAAGGTCCTGCCCAAGGTCATCTCCGGCAACTTCTGA
- a CDS encoding patatin-like phospholipase family protein, producing the protein MAPSSTLHTLLEGKRFGLVLSAGYFGFYGHAGFLKGLHGSGLKPHAYAGTSAGGMVAAYAAAGMAMPALEELVLRQTRANFWDPDPLGAMLNVAAQGHGFTGLLKGERFRRLLEETLPVPTFEDLPHPLLLTAANLTHGTHEVFTTGDLAPRVHATCAYPGLFRAVPLDGQLFWDGGLVDKAPALSLHESAIGKDLDAILVHYLPSRTRKVVGGPMAYPQGLAAGSAALRRDHFRLQLTVLQQRQVPVYVVVSNLPPVTPATLERGFDALDQAQLSAERSLARPPLPFFEQST; encoded by the coding sequence ATGGCGCCCTCTTCCACGCTTCACACCCTGCTCGAAGGCAAGCGGTTCGGGCTGGTCCTCTCCGCGGGTTACTTCGGCTTCTACGGCCACGCGGGCTTCCTCAAGGGCCTGCACGGCTCCGGCCTGAAGCCGCACGCGTACGCGGGCACGTCCGCGGGCGGCATGGTGGCGGCGTACGCGGCGGCGGGCATGGCCATGCCGGCGCTGGAGGAGCTGGTGCTGCGCCAGACGCGGGCCAACTTCTGGGACCCGGACCCGCTGGGCGCGATGCTCAACGTGGCGGCCCAGGGGCACGGCTTCACCGGCCTGCTCAAGGGAGAGCGCTTCCGGCGGTTGCTGGAGGAGACGCTGCCGGTCCCCACCTTCGAGGACCTGCCGCACCCGCTGCTGCTCACCGCGGCCAACCTCACCCACGGCACGCATGAGGTCTTCACCACCGGGGACCTGGCCCCGCGCGTCCACGCGACCTGTGCCTACCCCGGCCTCTTCCGCGCGGTGCCGCTGGACGGACAGCTGTTCTGGGACGGCGGCCTCGTGGACAAGGCCCCCGCGCTGTCGCTGCACGAGAGCGCCATTGGCAAGGACCTGGACGCCATCCTCGTGCACTACCTGCCCAGCCGGACGCGCAAGGTCGTGGGCGGCCCCATGGCCTATCCCCAGGGCCTGGCGGCCGGGTCCGCCGCGCTCCGGCGCGACCACTTCCGCCTCCAGCTCACCGTGCTCCAGCAGCGCCAGGTGCCCGTCTACGTCGTCGTCTCCAACCTGCCGCCCGTGACGCCCGCCACGCTGGAGCGCGGCTTCGACGCGCTGGACCAGGCCCAGCTGTCGGCCGAGCGCTCCCTCGCCCGGCCGCCCCTTCCCTTCTTCGAGCAGAGCACCTGA